In a genomic window of Quercus lobata isolate SW786 chromosome 4, ValleyOak3.0 Primary Assembly, whole genome shotgun sequence:
- the LOC115983879 gene encoding exopolygalacturonase-like: MGENLSIVTISSLLFLASTNAVQVFDIKSYGGQPNADITQALTKAWTAACAVAGSKVVISTGTYKLGLVTLLGPCKGAIEFNLQGTLEAPSDVASFKGKDFWVTFQHIDSLTVSGGGVFDGKGQTAWQKNNCDQASDCKMLPTSIRFDFVTNSIVSDIQSKDSKSFHINVYGCKSLQIQDVTITAPGNSPNTDGIHIGHSSSITITNAKVGTGDDCISIGDGTQDVTINQVTCGPGHGISVGSLGKYQNEEPVSGIRVIGGTLSSTTNGVRIKTWPASTPGTASDIHFENIVMNNVANPILIDQGYCPNGQCSSKSPSKVKISNVSFKNIRGTSSTKEAMKLICSSGVPCQQVVVANIDLAYKGAGGSASSTCVNVKPAVSGKQNPPACTTKK, encoded by the exons ATGGGAGAGAATTTGAGCATTGTAACAATTTCCTCGCTATTGTTTTTGGCATCCACCAATGCCGTGCAAGTCTTTGACATTAAATCATATGGAGGACAGCCTAATGCCGATATCACCCAG GCTTTGACGAAAGCTTGGACAGCTGCGTGCGCAGTAGCAGGaagtaaagttgtgatttcaaCAGGGACATACAAACTAGGTCTAGTGACTTTGTTAGGTCCATGCAAAGGTGCTATTGAGTTTAACCTTCAGGGTACCCTAGAGGCCCCATCAGACGTTGCCTCCTTCAAGGGTAAAGACTTTTGGGTTACTTTTCAACATATCGACAGTCTCACTGTGTCAGGTGGTGGAGTTTTTGATGGCAAAGGACAAACGgcatggcaaaaaaataattgtgacCAAGCGTCCGACTGCAAAATGCTTCCTACC AGTATAAGGTTCGATTTTGTCACAAATTCAATAGTCAGTGACATTCAATCGAAAGACAGCAAATCTTTCCACATAAACGTTTACGGATGTAAGAGCTTACAAATCCAAGATGTTACCATCACTGCACCCGGAAATAGCCCTAACACCGATGGAATCCACATCGGACATTCATCTAGCATCACCATCACCAATGCCAAAGTTGGAACAGGTGACGATTGCATCTCCATTGGTGATGGAACCCAAGATGTTACTATTAACCAAGTAACTTGTGGACCTGGCCATGGTATCAGCGTTGGAAGTCTTGGAAAGTACCAAAATGAAGAACCAGTTTCAGGAATTAGAGTAATTGGTGGCACCCTTAGCAGTACAACGAATGGTGTTAGAATCAAAACATGGCCTGCTTCCACACCTGGAACTGCTTCTGATATACATTTCGAGAATATTGTCATGAACAATGTTGCCAATCCTATCCTCATTGATCAAGGCTACTGCCCAAATGGTCAATGCTCAAGCAAG TCTCCCTCGAAAGTTAAGATCAGCAATGTTAGCTTCAAGAACATTAGAGGCACTTCTTCAACAAAGGAAGCTATGAAGCTTATTTGTAGTAGCGGTGTACCATGTCAACAAGTGGTGGTTGCTAACATTGATCTCGCATACAAAGGCGCTGGAGGATCTGCTAGTTCCACCTGTGTTAATGTCAAGCCCGCCGTTTCGGGCAAGCAGAATCCTCCTGCTTGTaccactaaaaaataa
- the LOC115985334 gene encoding probable ATP-dependent helicase PF08_0048 encodes MGKEEGYWEACQHTLKSPYELRANDEDEEGGAALSDYEDGSEDNSDSSSDKSNNDNGHGDDDSSTNGDDNSNGSYDRPCNGDDWGEPPNDREDEDADLFYEEYDSDMDYYDQDIKDDTETNRWSDTNSNQYRLLNVLEYGREENAQANQMHHKEYPYGHLSDWSDITNVSSRFGPRYDNHGREVLELGSYYESEPSTLTLHTVEDGDIDASLAALNQKLMVHCLRIMTLENAEYNE; translated from the exons ATGGGAA aagaagaaggataTTGGGAGGCCTGCCAGCATACATTGAAGAGCCCGTATGAACTAAGAGcaaatgatgaagatgaggaagggGGAGCGGCCCTTAGTGATTATGAAGATGGAAGTGAAGACAATAGTGATAGTAGTAGTGACAAAAGCAACAATGATAATGGACATGGTGATGATGATAGCAGCACCAATGGTGATGACAACAGTAACGGAAGTTATGATAGACCATGCAACGGAGATGATTGGGGTGAACCCCCTAATGATAGAGAAGATGAAGACGCAGACCTATTCTATGAGGAATATGACAGTGATATGGACTACTATGATCAAGATATTAAAGATGATACTGAAACTAACAGGTGGAGCGATACTAATAGTAATCAATATAGGTTGTTAAATGTGTTAGAGTATGGAAGAGAGGAAAATGCACAAGCCAACCAGATGCATCATAAAGAATATCCCTATGGGCATCTTTCAGATTGGAGTGATATCACCAATGTCAGCTCAAGGTTTGGCCCTAGGTATGACAACCATGGAAGAGAGGTTCTAGAATTGGGGTCGTATTATGAGTCAGAACCAAGTACACTAACCTTACATACTGTAGAGGATGGTGACATAGATGCCAGTTTGGCTGCCCTAAACCAAAAACTAATGGTCCACTGTCTCAGAATCATGACACTTGAGAATGCTGAATATAATGAGTAG
- the LOC115983878 gene encoding exopolygalacturonase-like — protein MGENLSIVTISLLLFLASTNAVQVFDIKSYGGQPNADITQALTKAWTAACAVAGSKVMISTGTYKLGLVTLLGPCKGAIEFNLQGTLEAPSDVASFKGKDFWVTFQHIDSLTVSGGGVFDGKGLTAWQKNNCDQESDCKMLPTSIRFDFVTNSIVSDIQSKDSKSFHINVYGCKSLKIQDVTITAPGNSPNTDGIHIGHSSSITITNAKVGTGDDCISIGDGTQDVTINQVTCGPGHGISIGSLGKYQNEQPVSGIRVIGGTLSSTTNGVRIKTWPASTPGTASDIHFENIVMNNVANPILIDQGYCPNGQCSSKSPSKVKISNVSFKNIRGTSSTKEAMKLICSSGVPCQQVVVADIDLAYKGAGGSASSTCVNVKPAVSGKQNPPACTTKQ, from the exons ATGGGAGAGAACTTGAGCATTGTAACAATTTCCTTGCTATTGTTTTTGGCATCCACCAATGCCGTGCAAGTCTTTGACATTAAATCATATGGAGGACAGCCTAATGCCGATATCACCCAG GCTTTGACGAAAGCTTGGACAGCTGCGTGCGCAGTAGCAGGAAGTAAAGTTATGATTTCAACAGGGACATACAAACTAGGTCTAGTGACTTTGTTAGGTCCATGCAAAGGTGCTATTGAGTTTAACCTTCAGGGTACCCTAGAGGCCCCATCAGACGTTGCCTCCTTCAAGGGTAAAGACTTTTGGGTTACTTTTCAACATATCGACAGTCTCACTGTGTCAGGTGGTGGAGTTTTTGATGGCAAAGGACTAACGgcatggcaaaaaaataattgtgacCAAGAGTCGGACTGCAAAATGCTTCCTACC AGTATAAGGTTCGATTTTGTCACAAATTCAATAGTTAGTGACATTCAATCGAAAGACAGCAAATCTTTCCACATAAACGTTTACGGATGTAAGAGCTTAAAAATCCAAGATGTTACCATCACTGCACCCGGAAATAGCCCTAACACCGACGGAATCCACATCGGACATTCATCTAGCATCACCATCACCAATGCCAAAGTTGGAACAGGTGACGATTGCATCTCCATTGGTGATGGAACCCAAGATGTTACTATTAACCAAGTAACTTGTGGGCCTGGCCATGGTATCAGCATTGGAAGTCTTGGAAAGTACCAAAATGAACAACCAGTTTCAGGAATTAGAGTAATTGGCGGCACCCTTAGCAGTACAACGAATGGTGTTAGAATCAAAACATGGCCTGCTTCCACACCTGGAACTGCTTCTGATATACATTTCGAGAATATTGTCATGAACAATGTTGCCAATCCTATCCTTATTGATCAAGGCTACTGCCCAAATGGTCAATGCTCAAGCAAG TCTCCCTCGAAAGTTAAGATCAGCAATGTTAGCTTCAAGAACATTAGAGGCACTTCTTCAACAAAGGAAGCTATGAAGCTTATTTGTAGTAGCGGTGTACCATGTCAACAAGTGGTGGTTGCTGACATTGATCTCGCATACAAAGGTGCTGGAGGATCTGCTAGTTCCACCTGTGTTAATGTCAAGCCCGCCGTTTCGGGCAAGCAGAATCCTCCTGCTTGTAccactaaacaataa
- the LOC115987754 gene encoding exopolygalacturonase-like has product MGENLSIVTISLLLFLASTNAVQVFDIKSYGGQPNADITQALTKAWTAACAVAGSKVMISTGTYKLGLVTLLGPCKGAIEFNLQGTLEAPSDVASFKGKDFWVTFQHIDSLTVSGGGVFDGKGLTAWQKNNCDQESDCKMLPTSIRFDFVTNSIVSDIQSKDSKSFHINVYGCKSLKIQDVTITAPGNSPNTDGIHIGHSSSITITNAKVGTGDDCISIGDGTQDVTINQVTCGPGHGISIGSLGKYQNEQPVSGIRVIGGTLSSTTNGVRIKTWPASTPGTASDIHFENIVMNNVANPILIDQGYCPNGQCSSKSPSKVKISNVSFKNIRGTSSTKEAMKLICSSGVPCQQVVVADIDLAYKGAGGSASSTCVNVKPAVSGKQNPPACTTKQ; this is encoded by the exons ATGGGAGAGAACTTGAGCATTGTAACAATTTCCTTGCTATTGTTTTTGGCATCCACCAATGCCGTGCAAGTCTTTGACATTAAATCATATGGAGGACAGCCTAATGCCGATATCACCCAG GCTTTGACGAAAGCTTGGACAGCTGCGTGCGCAGTAGCAGGAAGTAAAGTTATGATTTCAACAGGGACATACAAACTAGGTCTAGTGACTTTGTTAGGTCCATGCAAAGGTGCTATTGAGTTTAACCTTCAGGGTACCCTAGAGGCCCCATCAGACGTTGCCTCCTTCAAGGGTAAAGACTTTTGGGTTACTTTTCAACATATCGACAGTCTCACGGTGTCAGGTGGTGGAGTTTTTGATGGCAAAGGACTAACGgcatggcaaaaaaataattgtgacCAAGAGTCGGACTGCAAAATGCTTCCTACC AGTATAAGGTTCGATTTTGTCACAAATTCAATAGTTAGTGACATTCAATCGAAAGACAGCAAATCTTTCCACATAAACGTTTACGGATGTAAGAGCTTAAAAATCCAAGATGTTACCATCACTGCACCCGGAAATAGCCCTAACACCGACGGAATCCACATCGGACATTCATCTAGCATCACCATCACCAATGCCAAAGTTGGAACAGGTGACGATTGCATCTCCATTGGTGATGGAACCCAAGATGTTACTATTAACCAAGTAACTTGTGGGCCTGGCCATGGTATCAGCATTGGAAGTCTTGGAAAGTACCAAAATGAACAACCAGTTTCAGGAATTAGAGTAATTGGCGGCACCCTTAGCAGTACAACGAATGGTGTTAGAATCAAAACATGGCCTGCTTCCACACCTGGAACTGCTTCTGATATACATTTCGAGAATATTGTCATGAACAATGTTGCCAATCCTATCCTTATTGATCAAGGCTACTGCCCAAATGGTCAATGCTCAAGCAAG TCTCCCTCGAAAGTTAAGATCAGCAATGTTAGCTTCAAGAACATTAGAGGCACTTCTTCAACAAAGGAAGCTATGAAGCTTATTTGTAGTAGCGGTGTACCATGTCAACAAGTGGTGGTTGCTGACATTGATCTCGCATACAAAGGTGCTGGAGGATCTGCTAGTTCCACCTGTGTTAATGTCAAGCCCGCCGTTTCGGGCAAGCAGAATCCTCCTGCTTGTAccactaaacaataa